One Synechococcus sp. MU1617 genomic region harbors:
- a CDS encoding Nif11-like leader peptide family natural product precursor, with product MSTDQLRQFFAHISRDPSLREQVLQAVSADAAALIAQKLGYEVSGDELLRFSGKSSSGVSVTKIQHPGEYH from the coding sequence ATGAGCACGGACCAACTCCGGCAGTTTTTTGCTCACATCTCCAGAGACCCTTCTCTACGAGAGCAGGTGCTGCAGGCCGTGAGTGCCGATGCTGCGGCCCTGATTGCCCAGAAGTTGGGTTACGAAGTCTCCGGCGATGAACTGCTGCGCTTCTCCGGCAAGAGTTCTTCAGGCGTGAGCGTCACCAAGATTCAGCACCCCGGCGAATACCACTAG
- a CDS encoding SDR family oxidoreductase has translation MTQLAVSGASGKTGWRVVEEALKRGQSVRAIVRPASVLPPALAQAEQDGRLDVCRLELDTAEALLHALQGCTALVIATGARPSINLAGPLQVDAWGVQAQVQACRSLGLKRVLLVSSLCAGRWLHPLNLFGLILVWKRVGERCLERSGLDWTVIRPGGLSEDDNRSTTEGVLVTDADQQQSNSIPRRLVAQVCLDALEQPRACGRILEITSSPGQPKQPLAQWLDQNA, from the coding sequence ATGACGCAACTGGCGGTGTCTGGCGCCTCCGGCAAAACCGGATGGCGCGTGGTGGAGGAGGCGCTCAAGCGTGGTCAATCGGTTCGAGCCATCGTTCGACCTGCGTCAGTGCTCCCTCCTGCCCTGGCCCAGGCCGAGCAGGATGGGCGCTTGGACGTCTGTCGCCTGGAGCTGGACACGGCGGAAGCGTTGCTCCATGCGCTTCAGGGCTGCACCGCCTTGGTGATCGCCACGGGTGCTCGACCTTCGATCAACCTTGCGGGTCCCTTGCAGGTGGATGCCTGGGGAGTTCAGGCGCAGGTGCAGGCCTGCCGCTCTTTGGGGCTGAAGCGTGTTCTGCTGGTGAGTTCCCTCTGCGCCGGCCGTTGGCTGCATCCCCTCAACCTGTTCGGCCTGATCCTGGTCTGGAAGCGGGTGGGTGAGCGCTGTCTCGAGCGAAGCGGCCTGGATTGGACCGTGATCCGGCCTGGAGGTCTCAGTGAAGACGACAACCGCAGCACCACCGAGGGCGTACTGGTGACCGACGCTGATCAACAGCAGAGCAACAGCATTCCGCGGCGTCTTGTGGCGCAGGTTTGCCTGGATGCTCTTGAGCAGCCGAGGGCCTGTGGTCGCATTCTCGAAATCACAAGCTCCCCTGGGCAGCCCAAGCAGCCGCTGGCCCAGTGGTTGGATCAGAACGCTTGA
- a CDS encoding PAP/fibrillin family protein has product MGHHRDQLVKLLRQKPNDAGLQTLIERVEQEQPADLTNSAGLLRGVWELNWSSSQQPWLKPNAKLENLQILDPDHGRGCNLLRLRGPLSALGGIRVQAELQVADSTRVMVCFRQGGWVGPSLPNRQQLSWIRKVQQSTPAWLDITVLDEQLRICRGNAGTTFVLLKRNDLNLSTFFGV; this is encoded by the coding sequence TTGGGGCATCACCGCGACCAACTGGTGAAACTGCTGCGGCAGAAGCCAAACGATGCAGGCCTGCAGACGCTGATCGAACGGGTGGAACAGGAGCAGCCCGCCGACCTCACCAACTCAGCAGGCTTGCTGCGTGGGGTCTGGGAGTTGAACTGGAGCAGTTCCCAGCAACCATGGTTAAAACCGAACGCCAAGCTGGAGAACCTTCAGATCCTGGATCCAGATCACGGACGTGGATGCAATCTGCTGCGCTTGCGCGGCCCCTTGAGTGCTCTAGGGGGCATCCGTGTGCAGGCCGAGCTGCAGGTCGCCGACAGCACGCGGGTCATGGTGTGCTTTCGCCAGGGAGGCTGGGTCGGCCCTTCCCTACCGAACCGCCAACAGTTGAGTTGGATACGAAAAGTTCAGCAGAGCACGCCGGCATGGCTCGACATCACCGTGCTGGATGAACAACTGCGGATCTGCCGCGGCAATGCAGGAACAACCTTCGTGCTGCTGAAGCGAAACGATTTAAATCTGAGTACATTTTTCGGTGTATGA